The DNA region AATTAATGATGAATTATTACTTGTTTCAATCATATCATTAGAACATGATCCTACAATGAATAGAGCTAATAGTAGTCCTACTTGTTTCAATCTAATATTCATAATATTAATCTTTTAATAGTAATACATTAAGTCTCATCTAATTCTGCAGAACTGTTATAAAGATAATGTTTTTATTTTAAACATATATATTTTTAGTAAATTTTGTTTAAAGAAAGCAAGAAAGAGATCATTAAGCAGCCACATACAACCATTTTAACAATTTATACAAATACCACCATAAATTTTCGCCTAATTTATAGCAATATAAAAAATCCCCAAAGTGCTGTGATGCAGACTCTGGGGATTTAGTTAATACACAAGGTATTTGCAATGAAAGGTTATTTGCTTATATTGTTACTCTTTTAGAAGCGCATACCTAAAGTAAATATCACTTGACTACGTGTGTTTGTCACTTTTGTCTTATTTAGATATTCATCATCAAAAGCATAAAAATCTGATTTGTAAGTACTATATTGATACGCCAAATCTGCATAAACTAATGAACCACGATAACCAATACCTAAAGTGTAATTACTCTTGGATTTAGCATTAGCATAGTCCGTATCTGTCATAACAGAGTTCAGCGGCAAATCCTTATATGCTCCGTCTTTATATGCTGCCGTGCTATAATTGTATCCGGCACGCAAAGCAAACTCAGGTATCACCTTATATTCTGCACCTATGCGGAATGTACTTACTCCTTTCAGCATTTCTTTGATTGTAGAATTTTCATACCCCATCTCATCCCCTTCAGGATAATAAAGACGTATACTTGAGTAATCCTGATATTCATATTCAGCACCGAGAGCAAGATTTGTACCAACTGTATATCCTAAACTTAGATTGTATTTCCATGGAGTACGGAGTTCATAATCATAAGTCATATCTTTGTTATCCAAAAAATCATAACTATCTACTGTTGTTTTATAAAACTCAGTTTCCCCCTTATCATTCTGCCCATAGATACCAGACTCAAGAAAAACATTAGTAGCCAAGGTCAACTTATAAAATGTAGGAGTATGTATTGCAAGTCCAATACGCAAAGGAGATGTTTCAAAAGGACGTATGATTGCTCCCAATTTAAAATCAAATCCTGTTCCGTCAATCTTTGTCCAGCTATTTAAGTCATAATATTCCCCTGTGTCATAATCCTCACTATAAATGGAACTTTTGGTATAATTCAAGTCATAAGCACCTACAGTTACTCCCAAATACACCCTATCATTAAAGTTGAAAGAAATATTGAAGTCATATTGATCCACCCCACCAGTTTCACGTGATCTGAACTTACTATAAGGTTGGGGAAGAAAAGCACCAAATCCTGTCAATCTGTCTTTATTATTCACATCCTCATATAAGGGATCATAAAGTGAGCCACCCCATCCTAAAGCAGCCAACCAACCTACATTATTATTATTAAATACATTATTATTAGGAGTAGCATTATCATCTATATATTTTATATCATACCCATTTTCCAACATTCCTCCAGCTTGTGAAGCCATCAAAAAAGTTTGCGAAACAACCTGCCCGTCAGGTGTCAGATTAAGCAACCCCTCCATTGACGTCGTTTTATTAAATGATTTGGAACGGTTATAGCTGAAACCGAAGTTTACATATCGCAAGGTGGTCTCATTACCAATTTTATTAGAAAGTACAAAACCAGCATTATTCAATTGCCAGCGGTTCTTATTTGAATTGAAAGTATTACCACCATACGTACTTTCTGTTCCGGTTGATGAAAAACCAAATGAAGCAGTAACATCATTACTACGATAAATACCTATACCTGCAGGATTAGTTGCAATGGTAGACATATCACCTCCCAATGCCCCCATGGCTCCGCCCATACCAACAAAACGAGCTGTTCCATTCAAATCCTTCTCTGTCATCTTTGTAACATCATATATAGTCTGCGCACCCATTCCCATTGAGACAAGCAATGAAAGGGCGACTAAAGTCAGTTTCTTATTCATAATCAATGTTCTTTCTAGTTCAAAACTATTATTACATTCACGTATCTGTTTATCTTCTTCCACCGCCTCTACTGGAAGAACCGCCTCCGCCACCACTTGAACGGGTAGAACCTCCACCACTACCTGAAGAATAGCTGCCGCTAGAGCGTGAGCTGCCACCTGATGAATAGCTGCTAGAAGAACGAGTGCTGGAAGAAGAACGATTATAATCATAAGAACGACTACTGGAACGACTACTTGCACCATTGTCATAATTACGTGGAGCAGATGAACTACCGCGGTTATAAGTTGACGAACTACGTGTACTACTACTGCGTGTACTGGTACCGGAAGGACGAACCGCAGAATTACCACGATTGCTACTACTGCGTACACTTTGCACATTGCTATTGTATGCACCACTACGAGTGCTACTCGGACGAGTATATGTTGAACGACGTGATGAAGCAGCGTCTGTCCGTGTACTCATTCCCGGACGTTCGGATGAAGCACGGGTCCCTACCACACGGCGAGTTGAACTTGTACCAGAGCTTCTTCTCACTTCTCCACTTGTAGAACCAGCACTGCGTCTTGTTTGATAGCCACTTGTAGAACCTGAAGATCTCCGTGCAGTTGATGAACCTGATACACGATTTCCTGAGGACACTCTATTTCCATAAGAACGCCTGCTCGTATAAACATTATTGTTGCTCCAATGGTTGCCTCCCCAGTGTCCACCGCCACCGGGATACCAGCCACCGCCAGGATAATAATGATGGTGATGATGTCCCCATCCCCAACTCCAGCCACCGTAGAAACCGCCCCAGCCATAGGCCCAGCCACCGTAACTGTAATAAGGTGAGTATCCACCCCAACCATAATAAGGATAGCCTCCCCATCCGTAGGAGTTATAACGCCAATCCCACCATAAGCGGTTAGAGAAAGTCGGGAAAGCATACGCATACATTCCGTCAGTATAAACGTTCCAGTCCCATGAATTCAGACCGTAAACGATATCCCAATAATACGGGCTACTGATGCTCACCGCATAACGCGGGTTGCGGAAACGTACGATACGCATAGCATATTCATAATCATCTTCCGAACCATCGAAGCCATTTACCCATTCACCATCCGGATCGGGCACTGCTTTTTCCTTAATATATAAGGTATCATCTTCCATTACGAAGTCATTCTCACGAGAATCATAACGACGGTTATATTCGTCTACATCACGTGTATTTCCTTTACGATCCTGTACTACAACAGTAGTATTACCTGGCGACGTATAAACCGTAGTTGGTGCATTCGACTTTACTACAATTTCTTCAGTCGGAGCAGAGCTTGTAACTTTCTTCTCCTGCTTCTTTTCCTTCTTATCCTTAGAAGGAATGTAGTAAAGGTCGTCATCTATGCTCTGCGCCGAAACCATCCAAGGGAGGCACAAGGCAAAAAGCGATAAAAA from Bacteroides sp. MSB163 includes:
- a CDS encoding OmpP1/FadL family transporter, whose amino-acid sequence is MNKKLTLVALSLLVSMGMGAQTIYDVTKMTEKDLNGTARFVGMGGAMGALGGDMSTIATNPAGIGIYRSNDVTASFGFSSTGTESTYGGNTFNSNKNRWQLNNAGFVLSNKIGNETTLRYVNFGFSYNRSKSFNKTTSMEGLLNLTPDGQVVSQTFLMASQAGGMLENGYDIKYIDDNATPNNNVFNNNNVGWLAALGWGGSLYDPLYEDVNNKDRLTGFGAFLPQPYSKFRSRETGGVDQYDFNISFNFNDRVYLGVTVGAYDLNYTKSSIYSEDYDTGEYYDLNSWTKIDGTGFDFKLGAIIRPFETSPLRIGLAIHTPTFYKLTLATNVFLESGIYGQNDKGETEFYKTTVDSYDFLDNKDMTYDYELRTPWKYNLSLGYTVGTNLALGAEYEYQDYSSIRLYYPEGDEMGYENSTIKEMLKGVSTFRIGAEYKVIPEFALRAGYNYSTAAYKDGAYKDLPLNSVMTDTDYANAKSKSNYTLGIGYRGSLVYADLAYQYSTYKSDFYAFDDEYLNKTKVTNTRSQVIFTLGMRF